A single Numenius arquata chromosome 1, bNumArq3.hap1.1, whole genome shotgun sequence DNA region contains:
- the CKAP2 gene encoding cytoskeleton-associated protein 2 isoform X2, with protein sequence MAARSPPQLPTSRRSEPAYREQRRQKVEEYLSRKKTFSGLPIQENEGSISSRTRRATTTKLQDKIQLSISPKPEMENKENTNKLSWDQSSGTSEKNVILNSSTITLTNSISGTNYNPEDHPCKDEVTEVKSQHMSLTKSFLQIKSIKEKRLIAEKENSSICLPKKPVLGTYRGKVIQSKINSFRKAPRNEREKSSLPDKKLLPSAIKPAARSVSTSTVLKTIKGTDNPNSVKPNGFLPFQSKPSDKAAINSQSSMKKWQLASAVVPKKVTGQKMMGGRGVQPPKAASNNSDRKALGGKKFTDFSEDARSKAPAKPIPVVPGTKLGWESRTNGNRKSILPKESAVDRRARLDEWRASRGKVMRRPPISVLLGPQSKSKEQEFSSVDSLEDVLNSEKVKSTLTECLQLTEQGCRGDEVRAMLEDLTLSIPGAKKLAKYWICCMRLKQKGPLEKLIAVYEEAILAGAMPKDELRHTLIDAMKNAESFLKSEDGETVTETHLSEVVEVSKEPNSSVEQVQVTFKDLGSDDDQKAESDDKKAEISSEVIKKEEMGLDLKPREEIFPKKTKKRKTKEHAKKKGKCETEEQNEDKVKDTTQAVNSPEKENDTSYLRCNLSTTPYVESVKMQHEANDSSAKHLKIVTPLRYSQRIREKMCKLSDTLKDQDLCEQDPFEQLGELESKATAFIHKQSNGLKETSAEVEE encoded by the exons ATGGCTGCGCGTTCTCCTCCACAGCTCCCGACCAGCCGCAGGTCCGAGCCGGCGTACCGAG AACAAAGGCGACAAAAAGTTGAAGAATATCTATCAAGAAAAAAGACCTTTTCTGGCTTGCCCATTCAAGAAAACGAGGGATCGATCAG taGCAGAACTAGGAGAGCAACTACCACTAAGCTGCAAGACAAAATACAGCTCTCAATATCTCCAAAGCCAGAAATG gaaaataaagagaatacTAATAAACTGTCATGGGACCAATCCAGTGGAACCtcagagaaaaatgttattttaaactcTTCCACAATCACACTGACAAATTCCATATCAGGCACAAACTATAATCCTGAAGATCATCCTTGCAAGGATGAAGTCACTGAAGTAAAATCTCAGCATATGTCACTTACCAAGTCCTTCTTgcaaataaaaagcataaaagagAAGCGATtgattgcagaaaaagaaaattcaagtatCTGCCTACCAAAGAAACCAGTGCTTGGTACATATCGTGGCAAAGTTATCCAATCCAAGATAAACTCCTTCCGAAAAGCACCAAGAAATGAGAGGGAAAAGAGTTCTTTGCCAGACAAAAAGCTTCTCCCTTCTGCCATCAAACCAGCAGCAAGGTCTGTGTCCACAAGCACAGTTCTGAAGACCATCAAAGGCACAGACAACCCTAATTCTGTAAAACCAAATGGTTTCCTCCCATTCCAGAGCAAACCATCTGATAAAGCTGCTATTAACTCACAGTCCAGTATGAAGAAATGGCAACTGGCGTCTGCTGTGGTGCCAAAGAAAGTAACAGGCCAAAAAATGATGGGTGGAAGGGGAGTGCAGCCACCTAAGGCTGCTTCTAACAATTCTGATCGCAAAGCGCTAGGAGGGAAGAAATTCACAGATTTTTCCGAAGATGCAAGATCCAAAGCTCCAGCAAAACCAATTCCTGTTGTTCCTGGTACGAAGTTGGGATGGGAGTCTAGAACTAATGGCAACAGAAAATCTATTCTGCCAAAAGAGTCAGCAGTAGATAGAAG AGCTCGCCTGGATGAATGGAGGGCGTCTAGAGGAAAAGTGATGAGGAGACCTCCTATATCTGTGCTCCTAGGACCCCAGTCTAAAAGTAAAGAACAAGAATTCTCTTCTGTTGATTCCTTAGAGGATGTATTAAACAGTGAAAAGGTCAAAAGCACTCTCACAGAATGTCTGCAATTAACCGAACAG GGATGTCGAGGCGATGAAGTACGTGCCATGTTGGAAGATCTGACACTGAGCATTCCTGGGGCtaaaaagcttgcaaaatactGGATCTGCTGTATGCGTCTTAAACAGAAGGGGCCTCTTGAAAAGCTTATTGCTGTCTATGAAGAGGCTATTTTGGCAGGAGCAATG CCTAAAGATGAACTACGACACACACTAATAGATGCTatgaaaaatgctgaaagctTTCTTAAGTCTGAGGATG GGGAAACTGTGACAGAAACTCATTTAAGTGAGGTAGTGGAAGTCAGCAAGGAACCAAATTCATCTGTAGAGCAGGTTCAGGTGACCTTCAAGGATCTTGGCTCTGATGATGACCAAAAAGCAGAAAGTGATGACAAGAAGGCAGAGATTAGCAGTGAAGtgatcaaaaaagaagaaatgggttTAGACTTGAAACCAAGAGAAGAGATCTTTCCAAAAAAGACTAAAAAGCGCAAGACTAAAGAAcatgcaaagaagaaaggaaaatgtgaaacagaagagcaaaatgaGGATAAGGTGAAAGATACAACCCAAGCAGTTAATTCTCCTGAGAAGGAGAATGACACATCTTACTTGAGATGCAATCTATCTACCACACCATATGTGGAAAG tGTGAAGATGCAGCATGAGGCAAATGACTCCAGTGCTAAACACCTGAAAATTGTGACCCCTTTGCGATATTCTCAACGCATTCGGGAGAAGATGTGCAAGCTGTCGGATACTCTTAAAGATCAGGATCTATGTGAACAGGATCCATTTGAACAGCTGGGAGAACTGGAATCAAAAGCCACTGCATTTATCCACAAACAGAGCAATGGGCTCAAAGAAACAAGTGCTGAAGTAGAAGAGTAA
- the CKAP2 gene encoding cytoskeleton-associated protein 2 isoform X1 gives MAARSPPQLPTSRRSEPAYREQRRQKVEEYLSRKKTFSGLPIQENEGSISSRTRRATTTKLQDKIQLSISPKPEMENKENTNKLSWDQSSGTSEKNVILNSSTITLTNSISGTNYNPEDHPCKDEVTEVKSQHMSLTKSFLQIKSIKEKRLIAEKENSSICLPKKPVLGTYRGKVIQSKINSFRKAPRNEREKSSLPDKKLLPSAIKPAARSVSTSTVLKTIKGTDNPNSVKPNGFLPFQSKPSDKAAINSQSSMKKWQLASAVVPKKVTGQKMMGGRGVQPPKAASNNSDRKALGGKKFTDFSEDARSKAPAKPIPVVPGTKLGWESRTNGNRKSILPKESAVDRRARLDEWRASRGKVMRRPPISVLLGPQSKSKEQEFSSVDSLEDVLNSEKVKSTLTECLQLTEQGCRGDEVRAMLEDLTLSIPGAKKLAKYWICCMRLKQKGPLEKLIAVYEEAILAGAMPKDELRHTLIDAMKNAESFLKSEDALGETVTETHLSEVVEVSKEPNSSVEQVQVTFKDLGSDDDQKAESDDKKAEISSEVIKKEEMGLDLKPREEIFPKKTKKRKTKEHAKKKGKCETEEQNEDKVKDTTQAVNSPEKENDTSYLRCNLSTTPYVESVKMQHEANDSSAKHLKIVTPLRYSQRIREKMCKLSDTLKDQDLCEQDPFEQLGELESKATAFIHKQSNGLKETSAEVEE, from the exons ATGGCTGCGCGTTCTCCTCCACAGCTCCCGACCAGCCGCAGGTCCGAGCCGGCGTACCGAG AACAAAGGCGACAAAAAGTTGAAGAATATCTATCAAGAAAAAAGACCTTTTCTGGCTTGCCCATTCAAGAAAACGAGGGATCGATCAG taGCAGAACTAGGAGAGCAACTACCACTAAGCTGCAAGACAAAATACAGCTCTCAATATCTCCAAAGCCAGAAATG gaaaataaagagaatacTAATAAACTGTCATGGGACCAATCCAGTGGAACCtcagagaaaaatgttattttaaactcTTCCACAATCACACTGACAAATTCCATATCAGGCACAAACTATAATCCTGAAGATCATCCTTGCAAGGATGAAGTCACTGAAGTAAAATCTCAGCATATGTCACTTACCAAGTCCTTCTTgcaaataaaaagcataaaagagAAGCGATtgattgcagaaaaagaaaattcaagtatCTGCCTACCAAAGAAACCAGTGCTTGGTACATATCGTGGCAAAGTTATCCAATCCAAGATAAACTCCTTCCGAAAAGCACCAAGAAATGAGAGGGAAAAGAGTTCTTTGCCAGACAAAAAGCTTCTCCCTTCTGCCATCAAACCAGCAGCAAGGTCTGTGTCCACAAGCACAGTTCTGAAGACCATCAAAGGCACAGACAACCCTAATTCTGTAAAACCAAATGGTTTCCTCCCATTCCAGAGCAAACCATCTGATAAAGCTGCTATTAACTCACAGTCCAGTATGAAGAAATGGCAACTGGCGTCTGCTGTGGTGCCAAAGAAAGTAACAGGCCAAAAAATGATGGGTGGAAGGGGAGTGCAGCCACCTAAGGCTGCTTCTAACAATTCTGATCGCAAAGCGCTAGGAGGGAAGAAATTCACAGATTTTTCCGAAGATGCAAGATCCAAAGCTCCAGCAAAACCAATTCCTGTTGTTCCTGGTACGAAGTTGGGATGGGAGTCTAGAACTAATGGCAACAGAAAATCTATTCTGCCAAAAGAGTCAGCAGTAGATAGAAG AGCTCGCCTGGATGAATGGAGGGCGTCTAGAGGAAAAGTGATGAGGAGACCTCCTATATCTGTGCTCCTAGGACCCCAGTCTAAAAGTAAAGAACAAGAATTCTCTTCTGTTGATTCCTTAGAGGATGTATTAAACAGTGAAAAGGTCAAAAGCACTCTCACAGAATGTCTGCAATTAACCGAACAG GGATGTCGAGGCGATGAAGTACGTGCCATGTTGGAAGATCTGACACTGAGCATTCCTGGGGCtaaaaagcttgcaaaatactGGATCTGCTGTATGCGTCTTAAACAGAAGGGGCCTCTTGAAAAGCTTATTGCTGTCTATGAAGAGGCTATTTTGGCAGGAGCAATG CCTAAAGATGAACTACGACACACACTAATAGATGCTatgaaaaatgctgaaagctTTCTTAAGTCTGAGGATG CTTTAGGGGAAACTGTGACAGAAACTCATTTAAGTGAGGTAGTGGAAGTCAGCAAGGAACCAAATTCATCTGTAGAGCAGGTTCAGGTGACCTTCAAGGATCTTGGCTCTGATGATGACCAAAAAGCAGAAAGTGATGACAAGAAGGCAGAGATTAGCAGTGAAGtgatcaaaaaagaagaaatgggttTAGACTTGAAACCAAGAGAAGAGATCTTTCCAAAAAAGACTAAAAAGCGCAAGACTAAAGAAcatgcaaagaagaaaggaaaatgtgaaacagaagagcaaaatgaGGATAAGGTGAAAGATACAACCCAAGCAGTTAATTCTCCTGAGAAGGAGAATGACACATCTTACTTGAGATGCAATCTATCTACCACACCATATGTGGAAAG tGTGAAGATGCAGCATGAGGCAAATGACTCCAGTGCTAAACACCTGAAAATTGTGACCCCTTTGCGATATTCTCAACGCATTCGGGAGAAGATGTGCAAGCTGTCGGATACTCTTAAAGATCAGGATCTATGTGAACAGGATCCATTTGAACAGCTGGGAGAACTGGAATCAAAAGCCACTGCATTTATCCACAAACAGAGCAATGGGCTCAAAGAAACAAGTGCTGAAGTAGAAGAGTAA